Proteins found in one Tsukamurella paurometabola DSM 20162 genomic segment:
- the dnaA gene encoding chromosomal replication initiator protein DnaA produces the protein MTVDPLIETWTAVVDDLCGESTDRTLTMQEKAWLRLVQPLTLTEGFALVAVPSQLMKDVIDRSLRDPIIDALSMRLGQDVELGVRISPDATPPVTVAAEPDPPAGPSTADLPVPNLPPAAAPLEAPSVTLPPPMTGPSSKSNGSSGSSGSSLNQKYTFETFVIGASNRFAHAAAFAVAEAPARAYNPLFIWGESGLGKTHLLHAAGHYAQRLFPGMRVKYVSTEEFTNDFINSLKDDRQVQFKQRYRDVDILLVDDIQFLEGKLGIQEEFFHTFNTLHNANKQIVVSSDRPPKQLATLEDRLRTRFEWGLITDVQPPELEIRMAILLKKAQMERIHVPHDVLELIATRIDRNIRELEGALIRVTAFASLTQTDVTYELAEMVLRDLVPDTTTIEISSSTILSVVAEYFEITVADLKGTERARAVTHARQIAMYLCRELTELSLPKIGQIFDRDHTTVMYAERKIRKEMPERRRVYDQVQELTTRIKRRSQ, from the coding sequence ATGACCGTTGATCCACTCATCGAGACGTGGACAGCCGTCGTCGACGATCTCTGTGGGGAGAGCACCGATCGCACCCTCACGATGCAGGAGAAGGCCTGGCTGCGCCTGGTCCAACCGCTGACACTCACCGAGGGTTTCGCCCTGGTCGCAGTGCCCTCGCAGTTGATGAAAGACGTCATCGATCGAAGCCTTCGCGACCCGATCATCGACGCCCTGTCCATGCGCCTGGGCCAGGACGTGGAGCTCGGTGTCCGGATCTCCCCGGATGCCACGCCGCCGGTGACGGTCGCCGCCGAGCCGGATCCACCGGCCGGCCCGAGCACCGCGGACCTTCCCGTACCGAACCTCCCCCCGGCTGCGGCGCCGTTGGAGGCACCGTCGGTCACGCTGCCCCCGCCGATGACCGGACCATCGTCGAAATCGAACGGCAGCTCCGGGTCGAGCGGCTCGAGCCTGAACCAGAAGTACACCTTCGAGACCTTCGTGATCGGCGCCTCGAACCGGTTCGCCCACGCCGCCGCCTTCGCCGTGGCCGAGGCGCCCGCCCGGGCGTACAACCCGCTCTTCATCTGGGGCGAGTCCGGGCTCGGTAAGACGCATCTGCTGCACGCCGCCGGCCACTACGCACAGCGACTGTTCCCCGGCATGCGGGTGAAGTACGTCTCCACCGAGGAGTTCACGAACGACTTCATCAACTCGCTCAAGGACGACCGTCAGGTGCAGTTCAAACAGCGCTACCGCGATGTGGACATCCTGCTGGTGGACGACATCCAGTTCCTCGAAGGCAAACTGGGTATCCAGGAGGAGTTCTTCCACACCTTCAACACGCTGCACAATGCCAACAAGCAGATCGTGGTCTCGTCCGATCGTCCGCCGAAGCAGCTTGCGACGCTGGAAGATCGGCTGCGCACCAGGTTCGAGTGGGGCCTGATCACCGATGTCCAGCCGCCCGAGTTGGAGATCCGGATGGCGATCCTGCTCAAGAAGGCGCAGATGGAGCGGATTCACGTTCCGCACGATGTGCTGGAGCTGATCGCCACCCGGATCGACCGGAACATCCGCGAGCTGGAGGGCGCCCTGATCCGCGTGACCGCCTTCGCCTCGCTCACCCAGACCGACGTGACCTACGAACTCGCCGAAATGGTGCTCCGCGATCTCGTTCCGGACACCACCACCATCGAGATCTCTTCCAGCACCATTCTTTCCGTGGTGGCGGAGTACTTCGAGATCACGGTCGCCGATCTCAAGGGCACCGAGCGCGCCCGTGCTGTGACCCATGCCCGCCAGATCGCCATGTACCTGTGCCGCGAGCTCACCGAGCTCTCCCTGCCGAAGATCGGCCAGATCTTCGACCGCGACCACACCACGGTCATGTACGCGGAGCGCAAGATCCGCAAGGAGATGCCCGAGCGGCGCCGCGTCTACGACCAGGTGCAGGAACTGACCACCCGGATCAAACGACGCAGCCAATAG
- a CDS encoding nucleotide disphospho-sugar-binding domain-containing protein → MGSRGDISPLLAVGRVFADRGDTVTIGCTVESRDFVRSHGFEPRILTTLNLKEFLQSPLGQEKFFGTGTATQLRAVGKLADSHADEFDEHLAQLCADVDCVISTRIIEERAALVTHRNGTPLVMLEYFPGDAHSTVPNPLLGPRLQDITATIPVLLPLTYRIFDIGWALSIAKKTLHLAKRVGYPRRIINPRSVLNGRDILRVEAFGTALVPPRTRSDARQPRIGFIRIEGRPADRAARDRAVEAWIDSDDRPFVYLGFGSMPIVDFDGVVTELAATLAGEGLRLIAVPGWSARTGDEVVETPDLLVLPDIDHDAVFPRCAAIVHHGGAGTTAIAAASGRPSLVCSQAFDQHFWGRRIEAAGAGALLSRRRMSARTIAEAVLSLVRDDAVVAGARRLGEVAAEDLRGRDQFIEAFDAFVAETGR, encoded by the coding sequence ATGGGTTCGCGCGGCGATATCAGCCCCCTTCTGGCAGTGGGCCGCGTGTTCGCCGACCGCGGCGACACCGTGACGATCGGCTGCACGGTCGAATCCCGGGACTTCGTGCGCTCGCACGGATTCGAGCCGCGCATTCTGACCACCCTCAATCTCAAGGAATTCCTCCAATCGCCTCTCGGGCAGGAGAAGTTCTTCGGTACCGGCACCGCCACGCAGCTACGGGCCGTGGGCAAACTGGCAGACTCGCACGCCGACGAGTTCGACGAGCACCTCGCGCAGTTGTGCGCGGACGTCGACTGCGTGATCAGCACCAGGATCATCGAAGAGCGCGCGGCCCTGGTCACCCACCGGAACGGCACACCGCTGGTGATGCTCGAGTACTTCCCGGGCGATGCGCACAGCACCGTGCCGAATCCCTTGCTCGGACCGCGGCTCCAGGACATCACCGCCACGATCCCGGTACTGCTGCCGCTCACCTACCGGATCTTCGATATCGGCTGGGCCCTCAGCATCGCCAAGAAGACTCTGCACCTGGCCAAGCGCGTCGGCTATCCCCGGCGGATCATCAACCCGCGGTCTGTTCTCAACGGCCGTGACATCCTTCGCGTCGAGGCCTTCGGCACCGCGCTGGTACCGCCGCGCACGCGGAGCGACGCGCGGCAGCCTCGGATCGGATTCATCCGGATCGAGGGCCGTCCCGCGGATCGCGCCGCCCGTGACCGGGCGGTCGAGGCGTGGATCGACAGCGACGACCGTCCGTTCGTCTACCTGGGTTTCGGCAGCATGCCGATCGTCGACTTCGACGGCGTGGTGACGGAACTCGCCGCCACCCTGGCCGGTGAGGGACTACGCTTGATCGCCGTCCCCGGATGGTCTGCGCGCACGGGCGACGAGGTCGTCGAGACGCCGGACCTGCTGGTGCTGCCGGATATCGACCACGACGCGGTTTTCCCGCGCTGCGCGGCGATCGTCCATCACGGCGGCGCCGGGACCACCGCCATCGCAGCGGCCTCCGGTCGGCCCTCACTGGTCTGCAGTCAGGCCTTCGATCAGCACTTCTGGGGTCGGCGGATCGAGGCAGCCGGTGCCGGTGCGCTGCTCTCGCGCCGTCGGATGTCGGCGCGCACGATCGCCGAGGCAGTGCTCTCGCTGGTGCGCGACGATGCGGTGGTGGCGGGTGCACGCCGGCTCGGCGAGGTAGCGGCGGAAGACCTGCGCGGGCGTGACCAGTTCATCGAGGCCTTCGACGCGTTCGTGGCCGAGACCGGTCGTTGA
- the dnaN gene encoding DNA polymerase III subunit beta produces the protein MKFRVPHEEFAESVAWVARSLPSRPPVPVLGGVLLTAGDDGLTVSGFDYEVSAQVRVGAEVADEGQVLVSGRLLADITKALPNKPVDVELDVTRVAISCGSAKFSLPTMPVEDYPQLPELPQQTGAIERSMFAEAISQVAIAAGKDDTLPMLTGIRVEIEGQRVVLAATDRFRLAVREFDWQPQSGDVKAAVLVPAKTLSEAAKTFAGDSEVGIALGAGSAVGADGLLGVVGPDRRTTTRLLDADFPKFRQLLPASHTAIATMEIAPLLEAIKRVALVADRGAQVRMEFGDGTLRLSAGGDDAGKAEEELPADFQGEPLTIAFNPGYLQDGLAAIHTDSVTFGFTTPSRPAVLRPTVENAFQPDDSGAFPAPQSAYTYLLMPVRLPG, from the coding sequence ATGAAGTTTCGCGTCCCGCACGAGGAGTTCGCCGAATCCGTCGCGTGGGTAGCCCGCAGTCTGCCGTCGCGTCCTCCGGTACCGGTCCTCGGCGGTGTCCTGCTGACCGCGGGTGACGACGGGCTCACCGTCTCCGGATTCGACTACGAGGTTTCGGCACAGGTTCGGGTCGGCGCCGAGGTCGCCGACGAGGGCCAGGTCCTGGTGTCCGGGCGCCTGCTCGCCGACATCACCAAGGCGTTGCCCAACAAGCCGGTCGATGTGGAGCTGGACGTGACCCGGGTCGCGATCAGTTGTGGCAGTGCGAAGTTCTCGCTGCCCACGATGCCGGTCGAGGATTACCCGCAGCTGCCCGAGCTGCCGCAGCAGACCGGTGCGATCGAGCGCAGCATGTTCGCCGAGGCGATCTCCCAGGTGGCCATCGCGGCCGGTAAGGACGACACCCTGCCGATGCTCACCGGTATCCGGGTCGAGATCGAAGGTCAGCGTGTCGTTCTCGCGGCCACCGACCGGTTCCGCCTGGCCGTGCGCGAATTCGACTGGCAGCCGCAGTCCGGCGACGTCAAGGCCGCCGTCCTGGTGCCCGCGAAGACGCTGTCCGAGGCCGCGAAGACCTTCGCCGGTGATTCCGAGGTAGGAATCGCCCTGGGCGCGGGTTCCGCGGTGGGTGCCGATGGCCTGCTCGGTGTGGTCGGGCCGGATCGCCGCACCACCACCCGCCTCCTCGACGCCGACTTCCCGAAATTCCGCCAGCTGTTGCCCGCTTCGCACACCGCGATCGCCACGATGGAGATCGCGCCGCTGCTCGAGGCGATCAAGCGCGTGGCCCTGGTGGCCGACCGCGGCGCCCAGGTGCGCATGGAGTTCGGTGACGGCACGTTGCGGCTCTCGGCCGGCGGAGACGACGCGGGGAAGGCTGAGGAGGAGCTCCCCGCCGATTTCCAGGGCGAGCCGCTCACCATCGCCTTCAACCCGGGCTACCTGCAGGACGGCCTCGCTGCCATCCACACGGATTCGGTGACGTTCGGTTTCACCACACCGTCTCGGCCTGCGGTGCTGCGGCCCACGGTGGAGAATGCTTTCCAGCCGGACGACTCGGGGGCCTTCCCCGCGCCGCAGAGCGCGTACACGTACCTGCTGATGCCCGTGCGTCTGCCCGGCTGA
- the gnd gene encoding phosphogluconate dehydrogenase (NAD(+)-dependent, decarboxylating): MTSMQLGLIGLGKMGANMRQRVRAGGHEVVGYDPRPEVTDVPTLEALVEALEAPRVVWVMVPAGEPTRETVRKLADLLGEGDLVIDGGNSKYTDDQPNADLLAEKGVGYLDCGVSGGVWGLENGYGLMVGGSDADVERAMPIFDALRPEGDRADGFAHSGPVGAGHYAKMIHNGIEYGLMQAYGEGYDLLEAEPLIENVAGTLRAWSKGTVVRSWLLDLLVKALEEDPGLQEITGYTEDSGEGRWTVEEAIRHSVPAPVIAAALFARFQSRQDDSDTMKAVSALRNQFGGHAVRRAD, translated from the coding sequence GTGACCAGCATGCAGTTGGGTCTCATCGGTCTGGGCAAGATGGGCGCGAACATGCGCCAGCGCGTGCGCGCCGGCGGGCACGAGGTAGTCGGTTACGACCCTCGGCCCGAAGTGACCGACGTGCCGACCCTCGAAGCACTCGTCGAGGCGCTTGAAGCACCCCGGGTCGTCTGGGTGATGGTGCCCGCCGGTGAGCCCACCCGGGAGACGGTGCGCAAGCTGGCCGACCTGCTCGGCGAAGGCGATCTGGTGATCGACGGCGGTAATTCCAAGTACACCGACGATCAGCCCAATGCCGACCTCTTGGCGGAGAAGGGCGTCGGGTACCTCGATTGTGGTGTCTCCGGCGGTGTCTGGGGTCTGGAGAACGGTTACGGCCTGATGGTCGGCGGTTCCGACGCCGATGTCGAACGGGCCATGCCGATCTTCGATGCGCTGCGCCCCGAGGGCGATCGCGCCGACGGTTTCGCGCACAGCGGTCCGGTGGGCGCCGGCCACTACGCCAAGATGATCCACAACGGCATCGAGTACGGACTGATGCAGGCGTACGGCGAGGGCTACGACCTACTCGAGGCGGAACCGCTCATCGAGAACGTGGCCGGTACCCTCCGAGCCTGGAGCAAGGGTACCGTCGTACGCTCATGGCTCCTCGACCTCCTGGTCAAGGCCCTCGAAGAGGATCCTGGCTTACAGGAGATCACCGGGTACACCGAGGATTCCGGCGAGGGCCGGTGGACCGTCGAGGAGGCGATCCGGCACTCCGTGCCGGCGCCCGTGATCGCGGCGGCGCTGTTCGCCCGGTTCCAGTCCCGGCAGGACGATTCCGACACCATGAAGGCGGTCTCCGCCCTGCGCAATCAGTTCGGCGGGCACGCCGTCCGGCGCGCCGACTAG
- the recF gene encoding DNA replication/repair protein RecF (All proteins in this family for which functions are known are DNA-binding proteins that assist the filamentation of RecA onto DNA for the initiation of recombination or recombinational repair.) — translation MYVRRLRLHDFRSWDDVDIELGPGVTVFVGRNGFGKTNLIEALNYLATLGSHRVSTDQPLIRVGTESATVLATVHNAGRELTAEVDIVAGRANKARINTAPSRRPRDLLGILQSVLFAPEDLSLVRGDPGGRRRFLDELAILRTPRIAAEKADYDRVLKQRTALLKTAYAAARRGGPDAESMLATLDVWDVQLARFGAEMLAARLEVVAALQPHLTVAYGALAPHSRAATMEYTSGLFDDEFGGDPATATVAELEEAMLAGLQRARSREIDRGVCLVGPHRDDLDLRLGNEPAKGFASHGESWSYALALRLASLELLRAGGSDPVLLLDDVFAELDTKRRTALADVAAETEQVIVTAAVPEDLPPTLRARTFEVTVEGPADARISRLRSAPDDDRPDETAS, via the coding sequence TTGTACGTTCGCCGATTACGCCTGCACGACTTCCGGTCCTGGGACGATGTGGACATCGAACTGGGGCCGGGTGTCACCGTCTTCGTCGGGCGTAACGGTTTCGGTAAGACCAACCTCATCGAGGCGTTGAATTACCTGGCGACTCTCGGCTCGCACCGGGTGTCGACCGATCAACCGCTGATCCGGGTGGGCACGGAGTCCGCGACGGTACTGGCGACGGTGCACAATGCGGGCCGCGAGCTGACCGCGGAAGTCGACATCGTGGCCGGTCGCGCGAACAAGGCCAGAATCAACACCGCTCCCAGCCGACGCCCGCGGGATCTCCTGGGCATCCTGCAATCGGTGCTGTTCGCTCCCGAGGATCTGTCGTTGGTGCGCGGAGACCCGGGCGGCAGGCGACGGTTCCTCGACGAACTCGCGATCCTCCGAACACCGCGGATCGCGGCCGAGAAGGCCGACTACGACCGGGTGCTCAAACAGCGGACGGCGCTGCTCAAGACCGCGTACGCCGCCGCCCGTCGCGGGGGACCGGACGCCGAGTCGATGCTCGCGACCCTCGATGTCTGGGATGTGCAACTGGCGCGCTTCGGCGCCGAGATGCTGGCGGCGCGATTGGAGGTGGTCGCCGCGCTGCAGCCGCACCTCACCGTGGCCTACGGCGCGCTGGCACCGCATTCGCGGGCCGCCACCATGGAGTACACGAGCGGCCTGTTCGATGACGAGTTCGGAGGCGATCCGGCCACCGCCACCGTCGCCGAACTGGAGGAGGCGATGCTCGCCGGCCTGCAGCGTGCCCGGTCGCGGGAGATCGATCGGGGAGTATGCCTGGTGGGGCCGCACCGCGACGACCTCGACCTGCGACTGGGTAACGAGCCCGCGAAGGGATTCGCCTCGCACGGTGAATCCTGGTCGTACGCTTTGGCTCTGCGCCTGGCATCCCTCGAGCTGTTGCGCGCCGGTGGCAGCGACCCGGTGTTGCTCCTCGACGACGTCTTCGCCGAACTCGACACCAAACGGCGCACCGCGCTCGCCGACGTCGCGGCCGAGACCGAGCAGGTGATCGTGACCGCGGCCGTGCCCGAGGATCTGCCGCCGACGCTGCGGGCCCGCACCTTCGAGGTCACCGTCGAGGGGCCGGCCGATGCCCGGATCTCACGGTTGCGGAGCGCACCGGACGACGACCGCCCCGATGAGACCGCGTCCTAG
- a CDS encoding DUF721 family protein, with translation MTGPNNDGQLHGSDIARRALEEARAAAKAAGKSVGRGNSAPMTGGVRRLRQGSKRWSGPAPDGRDPQRFGALIGGIAKARGWDKKVSEGTVLGCWDTVVGADVAAHAQAVSLREKVLYVSAESTAWATQLRLMQPQLLAKINAAVGQGVVTSLTITGPSAPSWRKGPLHVPGRGPRDTYG, from the coding sequence ATGACGGGGCCGAACAACGACGGTCAGCTGCACGGCTCCGATATCGCGCGCCGCGCCCTCGAAGAGGCGCGCGCTGCGGCGAAGGCGGCGGGCAAGTCCGTCGGCCGCGGTAATTCCGCCCCGATGACCGGCGGCGTCCGGCGATTGCGCCAAGGTTCGAAGCGATGGTCCGGACCGGCACCCGATGGCCGCGATCCGCAACGTTTCGGCGCCCTCATCGGAGGCATCGCGAAGGCACGTGGCTGGGATAAGAAGGTCAGTGAGGGAACGGTTCTCGGTTGTTGGGACACCGTGGTCGGCGCTGATGTGGCGGCCCACGCCCAGGCTGTGAGCCTGCGTGAGAAGGTGCTCTACGTGAGTGCCGAGTCCACCGCATGGGCCACGCAATTGCGCCTCATGCAACCGCAACTGCTCGCCAAGATCAACGCTGCCGTGGGCCAGGGCGTGGTCACCTCGCTCACCATCACCGGCCCCTCCGCACCCAGCTGGCGTAAAGGCCCTTTGCATGTGCCGGGGCGCGGTCCGCGCGACACGTACGGGTAA
- the gyrB gene encoding DNA topoisomerase (ATP-hydrolyzing) subunit B translates to MVAADNNAGKSGSGNYGADSIKQLEGLEAVRKRPGMYIGTTGPRGLHHMIWEVVDNSVDEAMAGHATRVDVKLRADGGVEVIDDGRGIPVAMHAKGIPTVQLVLTSLHAGGKFDSDAYAVSGGLHGVGISVVNALSSRVEVEIDVDGFHWQQNFHWDDAKRDSVAEDLIKGEPTTRTGTTVRFWADPKVFTETTHYDFETVSRRLQEMAFLNKGLTITLTDERPVAIEVPDEDITEEAPSAHEEDVAAALAEVAPKKRERIFHYPDGLVDYVKHINARTSKSPIHASIISFEGKEKGHEIEIAMQWNSGYSESVHTFANTINTHEGGTHEEGFRTALTGVVKAYAKDKKLVKEKDGELSGDDIREGLAAVISVKVAEPQFEGQTKTKLGNTEVKSFVQKVCREQLQFWFDSNPADAKTIVQKAAASAQARLAARKARELVRRKSATDIGGLPGKLADCRSNDPDKCEVYIVEGDSAGGSAKSGRDSMYQAILPIRGKIINVEKARIDKVLKNTEVQSIITAFGTGIHDEFDIAKLRYKKIVLMADADVDGQHISTLLLTLLFRFMRPLVEHGHVYLAQPPLYKLKWQKGAEPEFAYSDAERDALLAEGLKSGKKINKDDGIQRYKGLGEMNAKELWETTMDPTVRVLKQVTLDDAAAADELFSILMGEDVVARRSFIARNAKDVRFLDV, encoded by the coding sequence ATCGTGGCGGCTGACAACAACGCTGGAAAGTCCGGTTCGGGCAACTACGGCGCCGATTCCATCAAGCAGCTCGAGGGCCTGGAGGCGGTGCGCAAGCGCCCCGGTATGTACATCGGTACCACCGGACCGCGCGGCCTGCACCACATGATCTGGGAAGTCGTCGACAACTCCGTCGACGAGGCCATGGCCGGCCACGCGACCCGGGTCGACGTGAAGCTCCGAGCCGACGGCGGCGTCGAGGTCATCGACGACGGTCGCGGCATCCCCGTCGCGATGCACGCCAAGGGCATACCCACCGTGCAGCTGGTGCTCACCTCGCTCCACGCCGGCGGCAAGTTCGACTCCGATGCGTACGCCGTCTCCGGCGGCCTGCACGGCGTCGGCATCTCGGTGGTCAACGCGCTGTCGAGCCGCGTCGAGGTCGAAATCGACGTCGACGGCTTCCACTGGCAGCAGAACTTCCACTGGGACGACGCGAAGCGCGACTCCGTTGCCGAGGATCTGATCAAGGGCGAGCCCACCACCCGCACCGGTACGACGGTGCGGTTCTGGGCCGACCCGAAGGTGTTCACCGAGACCACCCACTACGACTTCGAGACCGTCTCGCGGCGCCTGCAGGAGATGGCCTTCCTCAACAAGGGCCTGACGATCACGCTCACCGACGAGCGCCCTGTCGCCATCGAGGTGCCCGACGAGGACATCACCGAGGAGGCACCCTCGGCGCACGAGGAGGACGTCGCCGCCGCGCTGGCCGAGGTCGCGCCCAAGAAGCGCGAGCGGATCTTCCACTACCCGGACGGGCTCGTCGACTACGTCAAGCACATCAACGCACGCACGTCGAAGTCCCCGATCCACGCCTCGATCATCTCCTTCGAGGGGAAGGAGAAGGGTCACGAGATCGAGATCGCGATGCAGTGGAACTCCGGCTACTCGGAGTCCGTGCACACCTTCGCCAACACCATCAATACGCACGAGGGCGGAACCCACGAGGAGGGATTCCGCACCGCGCTGACCGGCGTCGTCAAGGCCTACGCCAAAGACAAGAAGCTGGTGAAGGAGAAGGACGGCGAGCTGTCGGGCGACGACATCCGCGAGGGCCTCGCCGCGGTGATCTCCGTGAAGGTCGCCGAGCCGCAGTTCGAGGGCCAGACCAAGACGAAGCTCGGCAACACCGAGGTCAAGAGCTTCGTACAGAAGGTATGTCGGGAGCAGCTGCAGTTCTGGTTCGATTCGAACCCGGCCGACGCCAAGACCATTGTGCAGAAGGCCGCCGCCTCGGCCCAGGCCCGTCTCGCCGCGCGGAAGGCACGAGAGCTGGTGCGCCGCAAGAGCGCCACCGATATCGGCGGCCTGCCCGGCAAGCTCGCGGATTGCCGCAGCAACGACCCCGACAAGTGCGAGGTCTACATCGTGGAGGGTGACTCGGCCGGTGGTTCCGCCAAGAGCGGCCGCGACTCGATGTACCAGGCGATCCTGCCTATCCGCGGCAAGATCATCAACGTCGAGAAGGCGCGAATCGACAAGGTGCTCAAGAACACCGAGGTCCAGTCGATCATCACGGCTTTCGGCACCGGTATCCACGATGAATTCGACATCGCTAAACTGCGCTACAAGAAGATCGTGCTCATGGCCGACGCCGACGTGGATGGCCAGCACATCTCGACGCTGCTGCTGACGCTGCTGTTCCGATTCATGCGGCCGCTGGTCGAGCACGGCCACGTGTACCTCGCACAGCCGCCGCTGTACAAGCTCAAGTGGCAGAAGGGTGCCGAGCCCGAGTTCGCCTACAGCGATGCCGAGCGCGACGCGCTGCTGGCCGAGGGCCTGAAGTCCGGCAAGAAGATCAACAAGGACGACGGTATCCAGCGGTACAAGGGCCTCGGCGAGATGAACGCCAAGGAGCTCTGGGAGACCACGATGGATCCGACGGTGCGCGTGCTCAAGCAGGTGACCCTCGACGACGCCGCCGCGGCCGACGAGCTGTTCTCGATCCTCATGGGCGAGGACGTGGTGGCCCGCCGTTCGTTCATCGCCCGCAACGCCAAGGACGTGCGGTTCCTCGACGTCTGA
- a CDS encoding MFS transporter, translating to MSASSGALSAPKRWISLATVCIAVLMTGMDNSIVTIALPTLSNEFGGGMSALQWIVDSYTLVFAGLLLATGYFGDRIGRRKVLVAGLVCFIVISVLATRSTSLAQLITARAALGAAAALIFPATLAIISVLFPEKQERTKAIAVWSAAAGASIAIGPVVGGYLVEHFAWSSVFWINVPISVIAIIGCLTLVPESFGSERPSFDLFGVLLSISGITLLVWALIEAPNFGWGSAPVVGALVAAAVFLVTFVVYERRQANPVLDVTLFRSRGFAMGSFAICAGFFCLLGFVFITIMYFQAVLGYGPLETAVRVIPFALVAVAVTPLAALANTERRMRFAISTGLAIMAAGFVFTSRLTESADYLTQILPSMSVIAVGLGLLQGPATTSVMTSVPSGEAGAGSAVNDTTREVGGALGVAILGSVVAHLYSARVAEDVARLPVAPGIRAEAESSVIGGVRAIGAAPPELQAALGHTVQQAFVSAMQSANLVAAGVGAVACVVVAVFLRTRPEARHRRSTSQTQVSVHDLVGRRAGE from the coding sequence GTGAGCGCATCGTCCGGTGCGCTGAGCGCGCCGAAGCGGTGGATCTCACTGGCCACCGTGTGTATCGCGGTCCTGATGACCGGTATGGACAACAGCATCGTCACCATCGCGCTGCCCACCCTCAGCAATGAGTTCGGCGGCGGCATGAGCGCCCTGCAGTGGATCGTGGATTCGTACACGCTGGTGTTCGCGGGCCTGCTGCTGGCCACGGGCTACTTCGGGGACCGGATCGGCCGGCGCAAGGTGCTGGTCGCCGGACTGGTGTGCTTCATCGTGATCTCGGTCCTGGCGACCCGGTCCACATCGCTGGCGCAGTTGATCACCGCGCGTGCGGCATTGGGCGCCGCCGCGGCGCTGATCTTCCCCGCGACCCTGGCGATCATCTCCGTGCTGTTCCCGGAGAAGCAGGAGCGGACGAAGGCGATCGCCGTGTGGTCGGCCGCGGCCGGCGCGTCGATCGCGATCGGTCCCGTGGTCGGCGGCTATCTGGTCGAGCACTTCGCCTGGTCCTCGGTGTTCTGGATCAATGTGCCGATCTCGGTGATCGCGATCATCGGATGTCTGACGTTGGTGCCCGAGTCGTTCGGTTCCGAACGCCCGTCCTTCGATCTGTTCGGGGTGCTGCTGTCGATCTCGGGTATCACCCTGCTCGTGTGGGCCCTCATCGAGGCGCCGAACTTCGGATGGGGAAGCGCTCCCGTGGTCGGCGCGCTCGTGGCGGCGGCGGTCTTCCTCGTCACTTTCGTGGTCTACGAGCGGCGACAGGCGAATCCGGTCCTCGATGTGACCCTGTTCCGTTCGCGCGGGTTCGCGATGGGCTCCTTCGCGATCTGCGCCGGCTTCTTCTGCCTCCTGGGGTTCGTGTTCATCACGATCATGTACTTCCAGGCGGTGCTGGGATACGGACCGTTGGAGACCGCGGTCCGGGTGATCCCGTTCGCGCTGGTGGCGGTCGCGGTGACGCCGCTGGCGGCGCTGGCCAACACCGAGCGCCGGATGCGGTTCGCCATTTCGACCGGCCTGGCCATCATGGCGGCGGGTTTCGTCTTCACGTCGCGACTGACCGAATCCGCCGACTACCTGACACAGATCCTGCCGTCGATGTCGGTGATCGCCGTGGGTCTCGGGTTGCTACAGGGGCCCGCCACCACATCGGTGATGACCTCGGTGCCATCGGGTGAGGCCGGGGCGGGATCGGCCGTGAACGACACCACCCGGGAGGTCGGCGGTGCGCTGGGCGTCGCGATCCTGGGTTCGGTTGTCGCGCATCTCTATTCCGCTCGGGTGGCCGAGGACGTCGCCCGGCTGCCGGTGGCACCGGGAATCCGAGCCGAGGCCGAATCGTCCGTCATCGGGGGCGTGCGCGCCATCGGTGCGGCACCGCCCGAGCTGCAGGCCGCGCTCGGACACACGGTGCAGCAGGCCTTCGTCTCCGCGATGCAGTCGGCGAACCTGGTCGCGGCCGGTGTCGGCGCGGTCGCATGCGTCGTGGTCGCGGTCTTCCTGCGGACCCGGCCCGAGGCGCGGCACCGTCGTTCGACGTCGCAGACGCAGGTCAGCGTTCACGACCTGGTGGGCAGGCGCGCCGGCGAGTGA